A window of the Syntrophothermus lipocalidus DSM 12680 genome harbors these coding sequences:
- a CDS encoding HAD family hydrolase, which produces MVGGRGHLLVESVKEDTKAGGTLFKAITFDFWNTLYKGPGANDVTEKRIELVQKVLQEGGLSSDRRAITRAFKRCWQRAYFYQRINGLEITPRGHVECIKKELGLKLDPELDEKLYRAYTQALLKAPPELNDGARDVLQELKERYRLAVICNTGATPGLILRKLMAADGILGYFDLTVFSDEVTWAKPNIRIFRYTLQRLGVNPYEAVHVGDDTITDVIGAKRAGMKAVWIFPQANQPVPECDWHIRDLRELRQIFGKAVEFGGSEKCSRKFGVE; this is translated from the coding sequence TTGGTAGGAGGGAGAGGCCACCTGCTTGTCGAATCTGTAAAGGAAGATACGAAGGCAGGTGGGACCTTGTTCAAGGCCATCACGTTCGATTTTTGGAATACTTTGTATAAAGGGCCCGGAGCCAACGACGTTACGGAAAAGCGTATCGAACTGGTGCAAAAGGTGTTGCAGGAAGGCGGTTTATCGTCGGATCGGCGGGCGATAACCAGGGCTTTCAAACGTTGCTGGCAGCGGGCATATTTTTACCAGAGAATCAACGGGTTGGAAATAACTCCGCGTGGGCATGTGGAGTGTATCAAGAAGGAACTCGGGTTGAAGCTGGACCCGGAGTTAGATGAAAAGCTCTACCGGGCGTACACCCAGGCCCTGTTAAAGGCACCCCCGGAATTGAACGATGGTGCCCGAGATGTATTACAGGAGTTGAAAGAGCGATATCGGTTAGCGGTTATCTGTAATACCGGGGCAACCCCTGGCCTCATATTGAGAAAACTGATGGCGGCCGATGGCATTCTGGGGTATTTTGACCTTACTGTTTTTTCGGACGAAGTTACCTGGGCCAAACCGAACATCAGGATATTCCGTTATACCTTGCAGAGACTAGGGGTCAATCCGTATGAAGCGGTACACGTTGGGGACGATACCATAACCGACGTCATCGGGGCGAAAAGGGCGGGAATGAAGGCGGTATGGATATTTCCCCAGGCGAATCAGCCTGTGCCTGAGTGCGACTGGCATATAAGGGATTTGCGTGAGCTCAGGCAGATCTTTGGGAAGGCGGTAGAATTCGGTGGAAGTGAAAAATGTAGTAGAAAGTTTGGTGTGGAATAA
- a CDS encoding late competence development ComFB family protein, with translation MEVKNVVESLVWNNLDSVLAHKEGACRCERCRADIAAYALNRLKPRYVVTAEGEVYVKAEFLTPQFQLDVITALAEAVNQVSEHPNHGQPEE, from the coding sequence GTGGAAGTGAAAAATGTAGTAGAAAGTTTGGTGTGGAATAACTTGGACAGCGTCCTTGCCCATAAGGAAGGGGCATGTCGGTGTGAAAGGTGCCGGGCCGACATAGCTGCTTACGCCTTGAACCGGCTGAAACCCAGGTACGTGGTGACGGCCGAGGGTGAGGTCTATGTCAAGGCCGAGTTTCTTACTCCTCAGTTTCAGCTGGATGTCATAACCGCCTTGGCAGAGGCCGTAAACCAGGTGAGCGAGCATCCTAACCATGGTCAACCAGAAGAATAA
- the rnhA gene encoding ribonuclease HI — MVNQKNKRTVVIYTDGACSGNPGPGGWGAVLLYQDRHKELRGGDPETTNQRMELTAVIEALKALKVEGWDVEVYSDSAYLVNAFNQGWLEKWQRNGWKNAKNDPVANQDLWQELLRLSKKNKVKIIKIAGHSGDFWNERCDALARQAIKEISGRD; from the coding sequence ATGGTCAACCAGAAGAATAAGCGTACGGTTGTTATTTATACCGACGGCGCCTGTTCTGGGAACCCGGGCCCAGGCGGGTGGGGTGCGGTGTTACTTTACCAAGACCGGCACAAAGAGCTAAGAGGAGGGGACCCAGAGACGACCAACCAGCGGATGGAGTTGACCGCAGTTATAGAAGCTCTGAAGGCCTTAAAGGTCGAAGGCTGGGACGTAGAAGTTTATTCCGACAGCGCCTACCTGGTTAACGCCTTTAATCAGGGTTGGCTTGAAAAGTGGCAAAGAAACGGCTGGAAGAACGCGAAAAACGATCCGGTAGCCAACCAGGATCTGTGGCAAGAGTTGCTTCGGTTGTCCAAGAAAAACAAGGTGAAGATTATCAAAATAGCCGGGCATTCAGGCGACTTTTGGAACGAAAGGTGTGATGCCTTGGCGCGCCAAGCTATTAAAGAGATCAGTGGTCGGGATTGA
- a CDS encoding YkgJ family cysteine cluster protein has protein sequence MKVSVYKDYENGRLGLGVKVVAEKATLADLLEAWEPLADDDSVFKQYAQDNYSPCKGCRVNCCKQAYVIPDLVSLKKMSDYLRLSPLEFAIRYFDQEKLRLNLPRLRSSPCTFLVEDCCSVYPARTLICRFYLCTHILGETEELIYSIALAGMAATQLYLNGLGIIDLGGEVYGMSSYEACLRSLLDSSRETEGARAFLEAHDYSDIPLTVFNLGR, from the coding sequence TTGAAGGTTAGTGTATATAAAGACTACGAAAATGGAAGATTAGGTCTAGGGGTTAAAGTGGTGGCTGAAAAGGCTACACTGGCCGATCTCCTGGAAGCCTGGGAGCCCCTGGCCGACGACGACAGCGTTTTCAAACAGTACGCGCAAGACAACTACTCTCCATGCAAAGGGTGTCGGGTCAACTGCTGTAAACAGGCTTATGTTATCCCGGACCTGGTATCCTTGAAAAAAATGAGCGATTACCTACGGTTATCGCCTCTGGAGTTTGCCATCCGGTACTTTGATCAAGAAAAACTGAGGCTGAACCTACCGCGATTACGGTCTTCTCCCTGCACGTTTCTGGTGGAAGACTGCTGTTCAGTATACCCGGCCAGGACCCTCATCTGCCGCTTTTACCTGTGCACGCATATCCTGGGAGAAACGGAAGAGCTCATTTACTCTATTGCTTTGGCCGGCATGGCTGCGACTCAGCTCTACCTTAACGGTCTGGGAATCATAGATCTCGGAGGCGAGGTCTACGGAATGTCCAGCTATGAAGCATGTTTACGTAGCCTCTTAGACAGCTCGCGGGAGACCGAAGGGGCCAGGGCGTTTCTCGAAGCCCACGACTATTCGGATATACCCCTGACCGTTTTTAACCTCGGCAGGTGA
- a CDS encoding NADH-quinone oxidoreductase subunit L — MSALKTFLLMSVFLPFSVALASYIIKDTNWRRILVVTMSLILGLAAYWLYAKVPLTPVFISFHGWEKAVTFLDILLLFYILYVGIENRHLPIGILAILQLALVAYVEGFLGPDSRAVGTFAVDRLSVVMFLVVSVIGSLICVYALPYMEERIEHVELDRNRRFFFWFVSFLAVMNGLVFANNVLWLYFFWEATTLCSFQLIGHDDTEEARRNSLHALYLNSVGGLAMIAGITVMLAGFTGRTLSLADIAASDLGLVSPVFLLALALFMTAAFTKSAQFPFQNWLLGAMVAPTPVSALLHSSTMVKAGVYLAVRLAPAYDGTALATFIALIGAFSFFAASLMAAGNGDSKAVLAYSTVANLGLIFACCGIDLPLSVAAAVLLIIFHALAKGVLFMGAGVIEHRLGSRNIESMEGLGEKLPLLALLMVGGGFAMFLPPFGMLFSKWAAMASAAISPLVLLLFVAGSALTTVFWSKWMGRILAASPGRVAKRATTHVSSRGAGYYAVSLGILGLATLVLSFGVTTVIDRLVAPALVWFYPLAFQPALGGNVILFSWASFFHPNLAATGLPEGVFPFGLMGGALVATLVLPWLLFRPEFQTTSSVYLCGENMPGEENRCFVSSMERGTEMALAGYYFTGFINEGLLRRLGWMGGAILVLMLGVIVLWVL, encoded by the coding sequence TTGTCTGCTTTGAAAACGTTTTTGTTAATGTCCGTGTTCTTGCCTTTCTCAGTTGCTTTGGCGAGTTATATAATCAAAGATACAAACTGGCGCAGGATTCTCGTTGTCACCATGTCGCTAATACTCGGACTTGCAGCTTATTGGCTGTATGCTAAAGTGCCCTTAACCCCGGTCTTTATTTCCTTCCACGGGTGGGAAAAAGCGGTCACCTTCCTCGATATTCTCCTCTTGTTCTACATCCTTTACGTTGGAATCGAAAACCGGCATCTACCCATCGGGATACTGGCCATATTGCAGCTAGCATTGGTGGCGTACGTCGAGGGGTTCTTGGGTCCAGACTCCCGAGCTGTCGGCACTTTTGCCGTTGACCGCTTGTCGGTCGTCATGTTCTTGGTCGTATCAGTTATCGGATCCCTTATTTGCGTCTATGCTCTTCCGTACATGGAAGAGCGTATAGAACACGTCGAGTTAGACCGTAACCGGCGTTTCTTTTTCTGGTTTGTCTCGTTCTTAGCGGTCATGAATGGGCTGGTTTTTGCCAACAACGTTCTCTGGCTGTATTTCTTCTGGGAAGCCACTACCCTTTGTTCCTTTCAGCTAATCGGTCACGACGATACCGAAGAAGCACGCCGTAATTCATTACACGCGCTTTACCTCAATTCCGTAGGTGGGCTGGCCATGATTGCTGGTATAACCGTGATGCTGGCCGGATTTACCGGGAGGACTCTGTCTCTGGCGGACATAGCTGCGAGCGACTTGGGGCTTGTCTCCCCCGTTTTTCTCCTGGCCCTGGCTCTGTTTATGACCGCTGCCTTTACTAAGTCAGCTCAGTTTCCTTTTCAAAACTGGCTTTTGGGGGCTATGGTAGCTCCTACACCGGTATCGGCTTTGCTTCATTCCAGCACCATGGTCAAGGCCGGGGTATACCTCGCGGTGCGGCTGGCCCCGGCCTACGACGGTACCGCTCTTGCGACGTTCATAGCCTTGATCGGCGCTTTCAGCTTTTTTGCCGCTTCTTTGATGGCGGCGGGTAACGGTGACTCCAAGGCAGTTTTGGCCTACTCGACGGTAGCAAATCTCGGGCTTATTTTCGCTTGTTGTGGGATCGATCTTCCGCTTTCAGTGGCGGCTGCGGTTCTGTTGATCATCTTCCATGCCTTAGCCAAAGGGGTTCTTTTCATGGGAGCGGGAGTTATCGAGCACCGACTAGGTTCGCGGAACATAGAGAGCATGGAGGGATTAGGAGAAAAGCTGCCTTTGCTGGCTCTGCTGATGGTTGGCGGGGGTTTTGCCATGTTCTTGCCGCCGTTCGGGATGCTGTTCTCCAAGTGGGCGGCCATGGCTTCGGCTGCGATCTCGCCTTTGGTCTTACTGTTATTCGTAGCCGGCAGTGCCCTGACGACCGTTTTTTGGAGCAAATGGATGGGCCGGATCCTGGCCGCGTCACCGGGTAGGGTTGCTAAACGGGCTACAACACATGTTTCGAGCCGTGGGGCAGGATACTACGCCGTTTCTCTGGGTATTCTAGGTTTAGCTACTCTTGTGCTTTCTTTTGGGGTGACAACCGTAATTGACCGGCTGGTTGCCCCCGCCTTGGTTTGGTTCTACCCGTTAGCTTTTCAACCTGCCCTGGGCGGAAACGTGATACTGTTCAGCTGGGCGAGCTTTTTCCACCCTAACCTGGCGGCAACGGGATTGCCGGAAGGAGTTTTTCCCTTCGGTCTTATGGGAGGAGCCTTGGTGGCTACCTTGGTCTTGCCCTGGCTTCTGTTCAGGCCCGAATTTCAAACTACCAGTTCAGTTTACCTTTGCGGCGAGAACATGCCTGGTGAAGAAAACCGTTGTTTCGTCAGCAGCATGGAAAGAGGGACCGAAATGGCGTTGGCAGGCTACTATTTCACCGGTTTTATAAATGAAGGACTTTTGAGGCGATTGGGCTGGATGGGAGGGGCTATTCTCGTACTGATGCTAGGGGTTATCGTTTTATGGGTGCTCTAG
- a CDS encoding respiratory chain complex I subunit 1 family protein: MGALVKVLLIVILAPVLGGLLLGVDRKLTARMQGRQGPPVIQPFYDLVKLWAKTSTYTNKPQVFFICAYLVWMLLGLVMLATGLDFLVFVFTMTVAEVAYVLAGFATRSPYSHIGSTRELIQVLAAEPVLLFVAFALYLENGTFLVQGAFVNPSPLLLSYPLLFLAVLLILTIKIRKSPFDISTALHAHQEIVRGINTEFSGRYLAVVELSHWLETVVFLFVVFLFWANPWWAGVLVALAAYFLELVVDNISPRMNWNWMIKVAWTAGILLSTSNMVWRVWG, from the coding sequence ATGGGTGCTCTAGTAAAAGTACTGCTTATAGTTATCTTAGCCCCCGTCTTGGGCGGACTACTCTTGGGGGTTGACCGCAAGCTCACGGCCAGGATGCAGGGGCGTCAAGGTCCCCCTGTAATTCAACCGTTTTACGATCTCGTCAAGTTGTGGGCCAAAACCAGCACTTATACCAACAAGCCCCAGGTGTTTTTTATCTGTGCCTATCTCGTATGGATGCTGCTCGGCCTGGTTATGCTGGCTACCGGGCTGGATTTTCTGGTATTCGTCTTCACTATGACTGTGGCCGAGGTGGCTTATGTACTGGCGGGGTTTGCTACCCGTTCTCCTTACAGCCACATCGGAAGCACCCGCGAACTGATACAGGTGCTGGCGGCAGAGCCGGTCTTACTGTTTGTTGCGTTTGCGCTTTACCTAGAAAACGGGACTTTTCTCGTCCAGGGGGCCTTCGTCAATCCGTCGCCTTTGTTGTTATCTTATCCTTTGTTGTTTTTGGCAGTTCTCTTAATCCTGACCATCAAAATCCGCAAATCTCCGTTTGATATATCCACTGCTTTACACGCGCATCAGGAGATAGTGCGCGGGATTAACACCGAGTTTTCGGGTCGGTACCTGGCAGTGGTCGAGCTGTCCCACTGGCTGGAGACGGTGGTTTTTCTCTTCGTCGTGTTCCTGTTTTGGGCTAATCCTTGGTGGGCCGGGGTTTTGGTGGCACTGGCCGCCTATTTCTTGGAGTTGGTTGTGGATAACATTTCCCCGCGAATGAATTGGAACTGGATGATTAAAGTAGCCTGGACAGCCGGTATCCTGTTATCCACGAGCAACATGGTTTGGAGGGTATGGGGTTAA
- a CDS encoding NADH-quinone oxidoreductase subunit B family protein has product MSLVHRARSKSPWVMHFDTAGCNGCSIEVFACFTPLYDLERFGIVNVGNPKHADVLLVTGTVNHKAKRVLKTVYDQMNHPKVIVAVGICATSGNVFHQSYNCLGGVDKVVPVDVYVPGCAARPEVIIDGIFLALKKLEEKRRDKDANHREVEPTGTSGQGEAAVR; this is encoded by the coding sequence TTGAGCCTTGTTCATCGTGCACGATCAAAGTCCCCGTGGGTAATGCATTTTGACACTGCGGGTTGCAACGGTTGTAGTATTGAGGTGTTTGCTTGTTTTACTCCTTTGTATGATTTGGAGCGGTTCGGTATTGTAAACGTCGGAAACCCGAAGCACGCTGACGTGCTTTTGGTTACGGGCACTGTCAACCACAAGGCCAAGAGGGTGTTGAAGACTGTCTACGACCAAATGAATCATCCCAAGGTCATAGTGGCGGTAGGTATCTGTGCTACCTCCGGCAATGTCTTTCACCAGAGCTACAATTGTTTGGGAGGAGTGGACAAGGTGGTGCCTGTGGACGTGTATGTTCCCGGGTGCGCGGCCAGGCCAGAGGTCATTATTGACGGCATTTTCCTGGCCTTGAAGAAACTGGAGGAGAAAAGAAGGGACAAGGATGCAAACCATCGAGAAGTTGAACCGACAGGAACTTCTGGACAGGGTGAGGCAGCTGTCCGGTAA
- a CDS encoding NADH-quinone oxidoreductase subunit C, whose amino-acid sequence MQTIEKLNRQELLDRVRQLSGKGARLISITGVDTGQWLELIYVFEDELEMVAFKTEVEREGFFPSIDHFYPGAWLAENEIQDLFGLKFDGLGVDFGAYMLLSHDSPKRPFIKEVRVRGAMKSDES is encoded by the coding sequence ATGCAAACCATCGAGAAGTTGAACCGACAGGAACTTCTGGACAGGGTGAGGCAGCTGTCCGGTAAGGGAGCTCGCCTGATTTCGATTACCGGGGTGGACACCGGCCAGTGGTTGGAACTTATTTACGTTTTTGAAGACGAGTTGGAGATGGTGGCTTTCAAGACAGAGGTGGAACGGGAAGGCTTTTTCCCGAGCATTGACCATTTTTACCCGGGGGCATGGCTGGCTGAAAACGAGATCCAAGACTTGTTCGGACTGAAGTTTGACGGGTTGGGGGTAGATTTCGGGGCATACATGCTTCTGAGCCACGACAGCCCAAAGCGGCCTTTTATCAAAGAAGTACGAGTAAGAGGGGCTATGAAATCTGATGAAAGCTAG
- a CDS encoding nickel-dependent hydrogenase large subunit — MKASTIIPFGPQHPVLIEPLQLALKVEDERVVEVRPALGYTHRGLEKGAELNDVVRNIFMAERVCGICSFIHSWCYCACIEELLNVESPPRAEFIRLVSAELTRIHSHLLYLGLLADGLGFESLFMQFWRVRERVLDLMEAISGGRVIMGNCTIGGVRKDIDADMVRAIFKEVNEVERDLVPLTRAMLNDYTVKKRTVSKGILSKEDAVKFGAVGPVARASGVRTDVRLLGEGPYKYVDFEVVLDKDGDAYARTSVHVREVFVSLDLIRQALFKLPAGGIKTEWKGRVQGEVIKRMEQPRGEMMYYIRGSGNRNLDRFKVRTPTFANIPPLLEMLPGCELADVPVIVISIDPCIACTER; from the coding sequence ATGAAAGCTAGCACCATAATTCCTTTCGGACCCCAGCACCCGGTCCTGATCGAACCCCTACAGCTGGCTCTGAAGGTCGAAGACGAGCGGGTAGTTGAGGTGAGACCGGCCTTGGGTTACACTCACCGGGGACTGGAGAAAGGGGCGGAACTAAACGATGTAGTCAGAAACATTTTTATGGCGGAAAGGGTTTGCGGCATCTGCTCCTTTATCCACAGTTGGTGCTACTGTGCCTGTATAGAGGAGCTGTTGAACGTCGAGTCGCCGCCCCGGGCAGAATTCATCCGCCTCGTTTCCGCCGAGCTTACCCGCATACACAGTCATCTATTGTATCTCGGGCTTTTGGCCGACGGCCTGGGGTTTGAGAGCTTGTTCATGCAGTTTTGGCGGGTGCGAGAAAGGGTTTTAGATCTGATGGAGGCAATCAGTGGCGGGCGCGTGATTATGGGCAACTGCACCATCGGCGGGGTGAGGAAAGACATAGATGCGGACATGGTTCGGGCTATATTCAAAGAAGTGAACGAGGTAGAAAGGGATCTCGTACCGCTAACCCGGGCCATGCTGAACGATTACACGGTCAAAAAACGAACAGTCAGTAAGGGAATCCTCAGCAAGGAAGATGCGGTCAAGTTCGGGGCCGTGGGCCCCGTGGCCAGGGCCAGCGGGGTAAGAACCGATGTAAGGCTTCTGGGTGAAGGTCCATACAAGTATGTGGATTTTGAAGTGGTGTTAGATAAGGATGGAGACGCTTACGCCCGCACCTCTGTTCACGTGCGCGAGGTGTTTGTCTCCCTGGACTTGATCCGGCAAGCACTCTTCAAATTGCCGGCCGGGGGAATAAAGACTGAATGGAAGGGAAGGGTTCAGGGCGAAGTTATAAAACGTATGGAGCAGCCGCGAGGAGAGATGATGTACTATATTCGGGGGAGTGGCAATCGTAACCTGGATAGATTCAAGGTGAGGACTCCCACCTTCGCGAATATTCCACCCCTTTTAGAAATGTTGCCTGGTTGCGAATTGGCGGATGTTCCGGTGATAGTCATTTCCATTGATCCCTGCATTGCCTGTACCGAGCGATAG
- a CDS encoding 4Fe-4S binding protein, translated as MRVPGMLIQVFKNLFSRPATRGYPYQPREPFRAARGTLMLDIDKCIVCGACEKACPAGAIEVKPKEHLYKYDPYSCIVCGNCVEACPTGCFEITSEWRKPVTEMRTMVWEVTRTKKRAERMA; from the coding sequence ATGAGAGTGCCGGGGATGTTGATTCAGGTATTCAAAAACCTTTTTTCCCGGCCGGCAACTAGGGGCTACCCTTACCAGCCAAGGGAACCGTTCCGGGCAGCCCGGGGAACTTTGATGCTCGATATCGACAAGTGCATAGTTTGCGGGGCTTGCGAAAAGGCGTGCCCCGCCGGGGCGATTGAGGTGAAACCCAAGGAACACCTGTACAAATACGACCCGTACAGTTGTATCGTTTGCGGGAACTGTGTAGAGGCTTGTCCTACCGGCTGTTTCGAGATAACCTCAGAGTGGCGCAAGCCGGTGACCGAGATGCGAACGATGGTCTGGGAGGTTACCCGGACTAAGAAACGGGCGGAGAGAATGGCCTAA